The segment CCGATCGTCCACCCTGGGCATGACGTGCGGATGACAGGACGATCTGATCCGGTGAGCACGCGGGATGGCGGCGAGTCAGACCCGCCAACGCCTGCCCGGGGCCGACCTCGATCACAACCCGCCGCGGCCCCCTGAGCAGCTCCCCGAGGCCATCGAAAAACCGCACACTCCCCCGTAGGTGCCGGACCCAGTAGGTCGGGTCCGTTGCTTCTTCGGGCCGGATCCAGGTTCCGGTCAGGTTCGAAACGAAGGGGATGCGGGGTGCCCGAAGCTCCACCTTCTCCACCGCCTCCCGGAAACGCTCCAGGATCGGGTTCATCATCGCGGAGTGAAACGCGTGAGACGTGGCCAGACGCTCGCAGGGCAGCCCCCTCGACTCGAGGCGTGCCTCCAGCGCCGCCACCGCTTCCTCAGGTCCAGAGACGACGCACTCGCGGGGCCCATTCACGGCGGCAAGGTCCAAGGCCCCGTCCAGGAGCGCGCGGATCTCCGCCTCGGGCAGTCCCACCGCCGTCATGGCTCCGGGGGCCAGCGCCTGCATGAGCGCTCCCCGGATCGCCACTAGTCGCAGCGCGTCCTCGAACGACATCACCCCCGATGCGCATGCGGCCACGTATTCCCCGACGCTGTGGCCAAGCATCGCTGACGGGCGGACTCCCCAAGCATCCCAGAGCCGGGTGAGGGCCCAAGAGACGCTGAAGAGCACGGGCTGGGTGAACCGCGTTTCGCGAAGACGCCGGGCCGCTTTCTCCTCGTCCCCCCGGGGATTCAACAGCTCGCGCAGGTCGAGCCCTAGCTCGGGGACGAGCATCTCCGCGCAGCGATCGAGCTCGGAACGGAACACCTCCTCGTGGCGAAGGAGCTCCGCGCACATCCCCACGTGCTGCGCCCCCTGTCCGGGGAACAGAAATGCCAGGCTCACCTCCCCGCGCTCTGGAGCAGTGCCGACCAACAAGCGTTTGGGGTCGGCCGGGGAAAGGACGTTCGCGGCCTCGCTCGTATCCCGCACCACCACCGCCCGGCGATGGGCGAACTCACGGCGCCCGACCTGGAGCGTCCAGGACACGTCCGCCAGGTCCAGACCGGGGTTGTGCCTCAGGTGCTCCGCGAGCCGGGTCGTGGCTTCCTCCGCCGCGGCGTCGCTGCGCGCAGACCATACGAGGAGCTGCCACGGGCGCGAGGGGCCCGTTTCCGGTAGGGAGGGCGCCTCCTCCAGCACCACGTGGGCGTTGGTCCCTCCGATACCGAACGAACTCACACCCGCGCGCCGGGCCACCCCCTTCGTGTTCCACGGTTGCAGCCGCTGGTTCACATAGAAGGGGCTTTCCGAGAAGTCGATCTTGGGGTTGGGGTGCTCGTAGTGCAGGCTGGGCGGGACTTCACGGTGCCGAAGGGCCAGCACGGTCTTAATCAGCCCCGCCACGCCCGCCGCTGCATCCAGATGGCCCACGTTCGTCTTCACCGACCCGAGGGCGCAAAACCCCTTCTCATCCGTGGACGCCCGGAACACCTGGGTGAGGGCCTCCACCTCAATGGGGTCCCCGAGCGCGGTGCCCGTCCCGTGCGCTTCCAGGTAGCTGATCGTCTCCGGCTCCACCCCCGCCCTCGTCTGGGCCAGAGCAACCACCTCGGCCTGGCCCTCGACCCCGGGCGCCGTGAAACCGACCTTGTTGGAGCCATCGTTGTTGATCGCGGTGCCTCGAATCACAGCCTCGATGCTGTCGCCGTCCCGCAGCGCGTCCTCCAGCCGCTTCAAGACGACCACGCCCACCCCCGCCCCCGCCACGGTGCCCTGCGCCCGGGCGTCGAAGGCTCGGCAGTGGCCGTCGGCGGAGAGGATGCCCTCCTCCTCGTAGCGGTAGACGGTCTTCTGGGGCACGGCGATCGAGACTCCACCCGCCAGCGCCATGTCGCAGTCGTGGAAGGCCAGGGCCTGGCAGGCGAGGTGCACGGCCACGAGCGAGGTGGAACAGGCCGTCTGCACGGTCACCCCCGGCCCCCTGAGGTCGAGCTTGTAGGACGCCCGGGTGGCCAGGAAATCCTTGTCGCTTCCGAGCACGGAGCCGAAGCCGCCCACTGCGCTCAGGACGTCGGGGCTAAGGGCAAGCGGGTTCAGGTAGGTGTTCAGGCCAACGCCCGCGTACACGCCGATCGTGCCCGGGTACTTCCTTGCCTCATAGCCCGCGCGCTCCAGCGCCTCCCAGGCCGTCTCCAGGAAGACCCGCTGCTGGGGGTCGATGACCTCCGCCTCCCGCGGGTTGTAGCCGAAGAACCCCGCGTCGAAGAGCTCGGCGCCTTCCAGCACCCCCCGCGCCTTGACGTACCTCGGGTCCTGCAGCACCTCCGGTGGGACCCCGGTTTCTCGAAGCTCGTCGTTAGTGAAGAAGCTGATGCTCTCCACGCCCTCGCGCAAGTTCCTCCAGAACACATCGAGGCTCGGGGCTCCCGGGAAACGGCCCGCCATCCCGACGATGGCTACTCCCTCCGTGCGCGCCGTGCTTCTCGCGCGGTCGCTTTCGCCCCCTCGCGCCAGCGGTTTCGCCTCTCTTCCCTCCTCCGAAAGGTAGGCGGCCATGGCCTTCACAGTGGGATAGCGGAACAGGTCCACGACCGAAAGACGCGGGAACTCATGGCGGAGCTTGGCGTGCACCTGGAGCAGCAGGAGGGAGTGCCCTCCGAGGTCGAAGAAGTTGTCCTGGACACCCACTCGCTCAATCTTGAGCACGTCCCGCCACGCGGCCGCGATCGTCTGCTCGGCCGAGCTGCGGGGGGCGATGAAGCGCTCCTCGAGCCCGATCCGCCCCTCGGGCAGGGGCAGCGCCCTCCGGTCCACTTTCCCATTCGGGGTCAGGGGCAGGCGCTCCAGCATGACGAACGCGGCCGGGACCATGTGTTCGGGCAAGTGCTCCCTCAGGTGCGCGCGGAATTCCGCCACCGAAGGGGCCGACAAGGGCGCGGGCACGACGTAGGCCACCAAGCGCCGGTCGCCGGGGCTGTCCTCCCGGGCCAGGACCACGGACTCCCGGACGAGGGGGTGGAGGCCCAGCACCGCTTCGATCTCCCCGAGCTCGATGCGGAAGCCCCGGAGCTTCACCTGGCTGTCCCGGCGGCCCAGGTATTCGAGGTTGCCGTCGGGGCGAAGCCGGACCAAGTCCCCGGTGCGGTAGAGGCGCTGGCCGGGCTCCCTGCCGAACGGATCTGGGATGAACCGTTCCGCGGTCAAATCCGGGCGTTCCCAGTAGCCGCGGGCCAGGCCCGCGCCACCGATGTACAGCTCGCCCACCGCGCCCGCGGGCACCGGCTGCAGGTTGGCGTCGAGTACATATAGGCGCGTGTTGGCGATGGGCCGGCCGATGGGTACCGCCCCCGATCGCGGCAAGTCCGGGGGGACCTCGTACACACAACAACCGACCACCGTCTCCGTGGGTCCGTACTCGTTGATGAGGCGCGTCCCGGGTGCGGCCGTGCGCCAGAAGGAGAGGCCTTCCGCCCAGAGCGCCTCCCCGCCGATGACGAAGGCGCGGGCGCGACCTGCGGCCTCCCCCGGGCTCAGGGTGTGGCCGATGAGCTCGAGGTGGGCAGGCGTGATCTTGACCAGGGCGAAGTCGTGGCCGGTCCGGAGGGCGGCACCGAGCGCTTGCACGTCACCGTCCTCGGGCAAGAGGACAACGCTCTGCCCCGCCAGCAGCGGACAGAACAGGCTGGTGACGGTGAGGTCGAATGCCAACGAGGAGTGCACGGGCGCGCCCTTCGCTCCGGGGGCGGCATAGGTCCGCGCGGCCCAATGCAGGTAGTTCACGACTCCCCGGTGTGGGAGCATCACGCCCTTGGGCCGGCCGGTGGAGCCGGAGGTATAGATGAGGTAGGCCAGGTTCTCGGGCATCACTCCGACGGCTGGCCTCGTGGAGTTCCTTCTCGAAATCGGCTCCCAGCCACTGTCCAAACACACGAGCGGCACCTGGACGGGCGGCAGCTGCCCCGCCAGGCGGTGCTGGGTGAGGAGAACGGCCACCTCGGCGTCCGCCAGCATGAAAGCCAGGCGCTGCGAGGGGTAGGCTGGATCGAGGGGCACATAGGCGGCGCCCGCCTTGAGGACGGCGAGCAACGCGATCACGAGCTCCGGCGAACGTTCCAGACAGAGGCCCACCCGCGTCTCGGGGCCCACACCCAGGGCAAGCAGGTGGTGGGCAAGCTGATTCGCCTTCCGGTCGAGTTCTCCGTAGGTCAGCTCGCCGCCTTCGCCGACCACGGCCAGGGCTTCGGGCGTGCGGTCCACCTGCGCCTCGACCAAGTGGTGGACGCACGCGTGCTCGGGGAAATCGACGCGCGTCTCGTTCCATTCCACTACGAGGCGCCGCGATTCCTCCGCCGTCAGCAGGGGGACCTCGGCTAAGGAGCGCTCGGGGTCAGCGGCTAGACCCTCGAGCAGGATCGTCAGGTGCCCTTCCAACCGGGCAACGGTGTCTGGGTCGATGCGGCGACGGTCGTAGTCGATTCTCAGGGACAGCCTTGGCCCGGGGGTGGCGATCACGCTCAAGGGGTAGTTGGTAACGCCCTGATAGCGGACGTCCGTCACCGCACCCAGCGGCCGAGTGGAAGCGTCCAGGGGAAAGTTCTCGAAGGCGAAGATGCTCTCGAAGAGGGGCCGCCCCGCGGGCACGTCGCTCCAAGCCTGTACGTTCACGAGCGGGCTGTACTCGTACTGCCTTTGCTCGATCTGCTGTGCCTGGAGCTGCCTCAGCCACTCGAGAAGCGATGCCCCCGCCGGGACCCTGACCCTCATGGGCAGCGTGTTGACGAACAGGCCGACCATGGACTCTACGCCCGGCAAGGCCGGGGGCCGGCCCGACACGTTCACCCCAAACACCACGTCCTGCTCGCCGCTCCAGCGGCTCAGCAGCAACGCCCATGCTCCCTGGACGATCGTGTTCAGCGTGATCTGGTACCGCCGCCCCAGAGACTTGAGAGCCGCCGTGGCCGCGGAAGAGAGATGAAAGGCGTGCCCGGCCACCTCGGCTCCCGTCTCGTGCGTGCGGCCGGGCGCGCGATCGAGAGGTAGGGGGGTGGGGGCGGTGAAACCCTTGAGCGTCGCGCGCCAGTACGCCTCCGCCTGGGCCATGTCCTGACCCTCGAGCCAGCCCACGTACTCCCGGTAGGGACGGAGGGGGGGCAGGTTGGGTGCCTCCCCGCGGCGGAGGCCGTCGTAGGCGATGCTCAGGTCCTTCAGGACCAGGGACAGGCACCAGCCATCGAGCACGATGTGGTGGAAGCTCCAGATCAGCCGGTGGGTCTCCTCCGCGGTGCGCACCAGGGCCACGCGCATTAAGGGGCAGCGCGCAGGGTCTAGGCCGCGCCCGCGATCGCGGACGAGCAGCTCTTCCAGCCGCTCCCTCTGGCTGGCTGCGGGCAGTGCTCGCCAGTCGTGATCCTCCCAGTCGAGGGCCGCTCTCCGCTGCACGACCTGCAGGGGTCGGGCGAGTCCCTCCCACACGAACCGCGAGCGCAGCACGGGATGGCGGTCCACCAAGTGCTGCCACGCAAGTGCCAGGGCGGGCACGTCGATCGGACCCTGCAGCTCGAGGCTGAGCTGCTCGAAATACACCCCCGCCGCTGGGTCCAGAAGGGTGTGGAACAGCATCCCCTGCTGCATAGGAGAGAGCGGGTAGACGTCCTCGGCATCCGGGTCCCCGTTCAACACCCGGTCGAGGGTCGGCTGGTCGATCCCCGCGAGGGGGAAGTCAGACGGCGTGTGCCCGCCGGCCTCGGGAGAGCGGCAATGGGCCAGAATGGCGCGCAGCTCCTCCTCAAAGCCCAGGGCCAGCGCCTCGATGGTGGACGGCAGGTGCTCGCCTACGAGGTAGGTCCAACCAACCCTGAGCGAGCCACCCGTCACCAACGCGTTTACCTCGAGGCGGTGACACCGCTGGGTCTTGGGGCTTCGTGACTCCCCCCCTCCCTCTCGGCCGGGTGCGAAGAGGCCCAGGCCTCCCATCGCCTGGTCGAACTGGCCCAGGTAGTTGAAGCTCACCTCGGCCCCGGGGGAGGTCCAAAGCCGCTGCCCGCGCGCCAGATACCGCAGCAGGCCGTACCCGATGCCGCGCCTCGGGACCCCGCGGAGCTGCTCCTTGACCGACTTGAGCGCCTCGCCCGCCGCCCCGCCCTCCGCAAGCTCCAGGCGTACCGGGTAGAGACTGGTGAACCAGCCCACGGTCCGCGACAGGTCGACCCCCTCGAACAGTTCTTCCCGTCCATGGCCTTCCACGTCCACGAGCAGCCGGCTTCTTCCGGTCCAGCGGCCGAACGAACGCACGAGCGCGGTGAGCAGGACATCCGTGATCTGCGTGTGGTAGACGCCGGGCACGTCTTGGAGCAGCGCGCGCGTCTCCTCCGGTTCCAGCGCACGGGCGACCGTTCTCGTCGCTCCGGCGGTGTTCTCGAGGGCCGGAGGACCGTCTTTGGGCAGGGAAGGCCCTTCGGCATCGAGGACCTCCCGCCAGTACTCCCACTCCCCCCTCAAATCCTTCGATTCGGCGTGCGCGCGGAGCTTCTCCGCCCACTGCCGGAAAGAGGTGGTCTTGCGAGGCAGGCGCAGACGCTCCCCGCGCGAAAGCTGCCGGCAGGCCGTGTCCAGGTCCTCGAGGAGCACGCGCCACGACACGCCGTCCACGGCCAGGTGATGGATCACGATCAAGAGGCGGCGGGGCCGCCCGCCGCCCAGCTCCAGCAGAGCCACTCGCCACAACGGCCCCTGGGCAAGGTTCAGGCCCCTCTGGGTCTCGGCGGACGCTTCCTCGACCGCCTGCCCCTCCTCGCCTAGCCGCGCCCAGGAGAGGTCCACGCGCAAGAAAGTGTCGCCCCGGGGTCCCGCCAATTCCTGTCGCCACCCTCCGGCACTCCGCTCAAACCGCAGACGCAGCGCATCGTGGTGCTCCTCGAGGGCCCTCACCGCCTCCTCGAGCACCCCGACCTCAAGGTCCTCCGTGAGCTCCAGAAGCGCCGCCTGGTTGAAATGGTGGGCCTCCTCCTGCTCCTGCTCGAGAAACCAGCATTGGATGGGAGTGAGCGGCACCGGCCCCGTCACGAGCCCCTGCTCGGCGTCGACCACCGCCGACGTCCCCACCACCTGCGCCAGCTCGGCGATCGTCTGGTGCTCGAAGATCTGTTTTGGCGTCAGGCGCAGGCCCGCTTGGTTGGCGCGGGCGATGATTTGGATACTTAGGATCGAGTCGCCGCCGAGCTCGAAGAAGTTGTCGCGAATCCCGACCCGCGGAAGGCCCAGCACCTGAGCCCAGATCAACCCCAGCTCCTCTTCGACGGGCGTGCGCGGTCCTTCAAAGGCCTCTTCGGCGTCCCAGCGTACAAGGTCGCGGGCGAGGAGGGCCCGCGTGTCCACTTTCCCGTTCGGCGAAAGGGGCAGCGAGTCAAGAAGCCCAAACGCCGAGGGAACCATGTATTCGGGCAACCTCTCCTGCAGGAATCGGCGGAGCTCGGGCACGAGACCCCGCACCTTGGTCGCCTGCAAGGGATTGTTGGCGTGCGCGGTCCCCGGCCGGCTCGGCGGGAGAGGGAACCGGGGCGGCCCCAAGCTCTCGGACCGGTTACGACGGAAGAGCGCATCGTAGCGCCCCTCCGGGTGCGAACTCCCCCAGCTCAGGTCCACCCGGTACGGCAACTCGCCGTCCAGGCCCCAGAGCTCCTCCGGGTCCACCCCCCCTCCGTCGTCGGCCTCCGGGGGGGCGTCGTCATCTCGGCCGAGCCACCTCGCCGCGACCAAATCCGCTCGGATACGGGCGTTCGGCACCCGAAGGACCCCGAGGGTGCCGGGCTCGGTCTCGGCAAGGAGACGGCGGAGGCTGGGCAGGTTCAACCCGTCTTCCTCCCAGTCGAGCCAAGTGCACAGCTCCTCCTCCGGAGGGGGGCCGATCTCCAGGACCGCGTCGTACCGGTACTTGGTGAGCTCGTTGCGCGCCCGGCCACGCTTGGGCGAAACGTGGAGGCCCGCGACTCCCGAGAT is part of the Vicinamibacteria bacterium genome and harbors:
- a CDS encoding amino acid adenylation domain-containing protein; amino-acid sequence: MKIRGFRVELGEIQAALARHPAVRECVVTAREEDGDRQLVAYVVWRPGQKRRPGDLRRFLQEKLPGHMVPGALVSIDALPISPNGKIDQRALPAPPETRAGSMEGWVPPRTPIEEGLAEIFGRVLGVEAVGVHDDFFELGGHSLLATRAISQLRSTYQVELPLRALFEDPTVEGLARRIEAARGRGGAPPAPEMRPVGRNRDLPLSFAQQRLWFLDQMGAGAAYNIPLSLRLQGRLNLGALEGSLNSIISRHEALRTTFPAVEGRPAQVIAPELELRMATADFGGHPESEREREARRFAVLEAERPFDLATGPLVRATLLRLAEEDHALLLTIHHIVADGWSMGVLTRELAAQYAAHLTGGQATLPELSVQYADFAHWQRGWLQGEVLREQLGYWRQRLGGDLPRLELPTDRPRPAVQTYRGGIRSISFPPALAEGLATLCRREGATLFMSLLAGFKALLQRYTGQDDVVVGSPIANRNRIETEALIGFFVNSQALRTSMAGNPSFRDLLTRVKETALGAYDHQDLPFETLVDELGLGRDLSQNPIFQVVFAVQNAPWEPPELPGLTLSPFLSEAAVTRFDLEVHVWEQRGVLTAAFSYNADLFDAATVDRIGHGWLTLLEAACARPETRIGALPLLGAQEREEVLGLGVGDRAAYPRESTVHREFEAQAFRTPDAVAVVWGGERLTYSELDRRANQLAQRLVRAGVAPGARVGICVERSLDLVVGLVGILKAGGAYVPLDPDYPRPRLAFMLADARPAALLTQERLLGRLPVEDIPVVCLDRDDGIAAEPTEAPRWRGTAEDLAYVTYTSGSTGVPKGVEVRHRGILRLVLGADYARLSAGETLLQLAPVSFDASTLEVWGALLVGGRCVVYPDRVPTTEELGQVLTREGVSTLWLTASLFNAVVDEASEALLPVRQLLIGGEALSVGHVRKAQDRLPRTQIINGYGPTESTTFTCCYPIPAGLPEGTKSIPIGRPIANTDVFVLDPGLEPVPVGVAGELFIGGDGLARGYLNRPELTAERFVPNPFGERPGERLYRTGDSARWRGDGTIEFLGRRDDQVKIRGFRVELGEVQAVLARHPAVKESVVLVKEGRTPGDKRLVAYVVAAASGGEAAHRESEGREGRVDQWRKVYESVIYDQIDNAGPADPTLNLAGWNSTYTGLPIPEVEMREQVEQAVARILSARPRRVLEIGCGTGLLLFRVAPHCERYVGTDFSNTAIEYLRGQLGSASALLPQVALLERRADDFSGLEAGSFDAVVLNSVVQYFPDLGYLRTVLEAAVRALAPGGRLFVGDVRHLPLLETFAAAVQLHQTPPGTSKGQVRERVRDHLAQEQELLVDPAFFVALARSISGVAGLHVSPKRGRARNELTKYRYDAVLEIGPPPEEELCTWLDWEEDGLNLPSLRRLLAETEPGTLGVLRVPNARIRADLVAARWLGRDDDAPPEADDGGGVDPEELWGLDGELPYRVDLSWGSSHPEGRYDALFRRNRSESLGPPRFPLPPSRPGTAHANNPLQATKVRGLVPELRRFLQERLPEYMVPSAFGLLDSLPLSPNGKVDTRALLARDLVRWDAEEAFEGPRTPVEEELGLIWAQVLGLPRVGIRDNFFELGGDSILSIQIIARANQAGLRLTPKQIFEHQTIAELAQVVGTSAVVDAEQGLVTGPVPLTPIQCWFLEQEQEEAHHFNQAALLELTEDLEVGVLEEAVRALEEHHDALRLRFERSAGGWRQELAGPRGDTFLRVDLSWARLGEEGQAVEEASAETQRGLNLAQGPLWRVALLELGGGRPRRLLIVIHHLAVDGVSWRVLLEDLDTACRQLSRGERLRLPRKTTSFRQWAEKLRAHAESKDLRGEWEYWREVLDAEGPSLPKDGPPALENTAGATRTVARALEPEETRALLQDVPGVYHTQITDVLLTALVRSFGRWTGRSRLLVDVEGHGREELFEGVDLSRTVGWFTSLYPVRLELAEGGAAGEALKSVKEQLRGVPRRGIGYGLLRYLARGQRLWTSPGAEVSFNYLGQFDQAMGGLGLFAPGREGGGESRSPKTQRCHRLEVNALVTGGSLRVGWTYLVGEHLPSTIEALALGFEEELRAILAHCRSPEAGGHTPSDFPLAGIDQPTLDRVLNGDPDAEDVYPLSPMQQGMLFHTLLDPAAGVYFEQLSLELQGPIDVPALALAWQHLVDRHPVLRSRFVWEGLARPLQVVQRRAALDWEDHDWRALPAASQRERLEELLVRDRGRGLDPARCPLMRVALVRTAEETHRLIWSFHHIVLDGWCLSLVLKDLSIAYDGLRRGEAPNLPPLRPYREYVGWLEGQDMAQAEAYWRATLKGFTAPTPLPLDRAPGRTHETGAEVAGHAFHLSSAATAALKSLGRRYQITLNTIVQGAWALLLSRWSGEQDVVFGVNVSGRPPALPGVESMVGLFVNTLPMRVRVPAGASLLEWLRQLQAQQIEQRQYEYSPLVNVQAWSDVPAGRPLFESIFAFENFPLDASTRPLGAVTDVRYQGVTNYPLSVIATPGPRLSLRIDYDRRRIDPDTVARLEGHLTILLEGLAADPERSLAEVPLLTAEESRRLVVEWNETRVDFPEHACVHHLVEAQVDRTPEALAVVGEGGELTYGELDRKANQLAHHLLALGVGPETRVGLCLERSPELVIALLAVLKAGAAYVPLDPAYPSQRLAFMLADAEVAVLLTQHRLAGQLPPVQVPLVCLDSGWEPISRRNSTRPAVGVMPENLAYLIYTSGSTGRPKGVMLPHRGVVNYLHWAARTYAAPGAKGAPVHSSLAFDLTVTSLFCPLLAGQSVVLLPEDGDVQALGAALRTGHDFALVKITPAHLELIGHTLSPGEAAGRARAFVIGGEALWAEGLSFWRTAAPGTRLINEYGPTETVVGCCVYEVPPDLPRSGAVPIGRPIANTRLYVLDANLQPVPAGAVGELYIGGAGLARGYWERPDLTAERFIPDPFGREPGQRLYRTGDLVRLRPDGNLEYLGRRDSQVKLRGFRIELGEIEAVLGLHPLVRESVVLAREDSPGDRRLVAYVVPAPLSAPSVAEFRAHLREHLPEHMVPAAFVMLERLPLTPNGKVDRRALPLPEGRIGLEERFIAPRSSAEQTIAAAWRDVLKIERVGVQDNFFDLGGHSLLLLQVHAKLRHEFPRLSVVDLFRYPTVKAMAAYLSEEGREAKPLARGGESDRARSTARTEGVAIVGMAGRFPGAPSLDVFWRNLREGVESISFFTNDELRETGVPPEVLQDPRYVKARGVLEGAELFDAGFFGYNPREAEVIDPQQRVFLETAWEALERAGYEARKYPGTIGVYAGVGLNTYLNPLALSPDVLSAVGGFGSVLGSDKDFLATRASYKLDLRGPGVTVQTACSTSLVAVHLACQALAFHDCDMALAGGVSIAVPQKTVYRYEEEGILSADGHCRAFDARAQGTVAGAGVGVVVLKRLEDALRDGDSIEAVIRGTAINNDGSNKVGFTAPGVEGQAEVVALAQTRAGVEPETISYLEAHGTGTALGDPIEVEALTQVFRASTDEKGFCALGSVKTNVGHLDAAAGVAGLIKTVLALRHREVPPSLHYEHPNPKIDFSESPFYVNQRLQPWNTKGVARRAGVSSFGIGGTNAHVVLEEAPSLPETGPSRPWQLLVWSARSDAAAEEATTRLAEHLRHNPGLDLADVSWTLQVGRREFAHRRAVVVRDTSEAANVLSPADPKRLLVGTAPERGEVSLAFLFPGQGAQHVGMCAELLRHEEVFRSELDRCAEMLVPELGLDLRELLNPRGDEEKAARRLRETRFTQPVLFSVSWALTRLWDAWGVRPSAMLGHSVGEYVAACASGVMSFEDALRLVAIRGALMQALAPGAMTAVGLPEAEIRALLDGALDLAAVNGPRECVVSGPEEAVAALEARLESRGLPCERLATSHAFHSAMMNPILERFREAVEKVELRAPRIPFVSNLTGTWIRPEEATDPTYWVRHLRGSVRFFDGLGELLRGPRRVVIEVGPGQALAGLTRRHPACSPDQIVLSSARHAQGGRSDEEALLVTLGRLWLAGVDVDWRSHRAGERRRRLALPTYPFQRQRYWLDRSQLAAPVPTVVAKKGLEDWFYVPSWKRSRPALEVPAASRPWLVLADECGLGVGLVGRLRERGQETVVVTRGPAYEQLAGGDFRIQAGRSEDYGTLVRELAGQGRLPGHVVHLWGVTPKGLPLPSFEQSQDVGLFSLVSFAQALGLQGVEQRVQFSVLTSQMQEVSGEGLAHPEKATVLGPCLVIPQEYPGLRCRSIDIVVPSSGSWSSEELDAILAECGEGTEDAVVALRGIDRWVRSFEPVRLERRREGVPARLRARGVYLITGGLGGIGLELAEYLARSVKARLVLLGRSGLPPRAEWDGWLSHGDGGTRRRIERVRTLEALGAEVLILQADVSHRAEMEEALRRTEERFGCLNGVIHAAGTAPGGVIQLKAREVAEEVLAPKVKGALILDELLSGKPLDFLVLCSSLASVLGGAAQFDYVAANAFLDALARRNMSGRGPFTVAINWDTWAEVGMAVESTVPADLAEARRQTLGLGILSREGAEVFARTLDQRLPQVLTSVVDLAPRLAAGAAPRAESPASGAGPAAARHARPDLSDDYVAPRNEVERAIVEIWQQYLGFERIGVRDSFFDLGGHSLLATRIVNRLRETFQVPLRLEALFEAPTVAELAAVILEREAQPGQATEIARLLEGVGGMSMEEVRAILLQAEPGDQA